A single window of Crassostrea angulata isolate pt1a10 chromosome 8, ASM2561291v2, whole genome shotgun sequence DNA harbors:
- the LOC128161178 gene encoding tripartite motif-containing protein 3-like, protein MAPRRSAQDVLRCQLCDIPVPPLYCGICHIHLCKACVGDHLLDESSEHKVVPFDKRGLTTKCQKHSAKVCELYCEECDMSICATCASSEHKGHELTEILKYFENKKAVIQKDLQELKISISPKCQEIVSHISVQKADLNKNSQKLTSDINKHGEDLHREVDIIIKNVKSSLEEIDSKQLTVLKKQENEIKRTISEIVQCTTNLEKLLNSSDINLVTAYKSRNTEFRKLPPKLKVSLPSFTPQKINKEQLYKQFGSLSSLSIKIEVHEYTMDAPDADAFASYRTLIDEPRIVKDIKTERGVRSVSCLSVKHVWTSGYDNIMRLYNLQGEIVKSIKTKSENSPEDIAVTQNGDLVYADYRDRSINMVKNTNVQTLIKLQGWKPRNVCCTSSDDLLVVMNSNDGRKAKVVRYSGSTEKQTIEFNDKGQPLYSSRDIKYIKENKNLDICDADYTAGAVVVVNRAGKLRFTFPGPPSSTKTSFRPYGITTDSHSRILVADWDNNRIHIIDKDGEFLRFIDNCVLQNPLGLCVDSRDNIFVAENGTSKIKKIQYCN, encoded by the coding sequence ATGGCCCCCCGGCGTAGTGCACAGGACGTGTTACGCTGTCAACTTTGCGATATCCCGGTCCCCCCTTTGTACTGTGGcatttgtcacatacatctTTGTAAAGCCTGTGTAGGGGACCATCTCCTAGATGAATCCTCAGAACATAAAGTTGTTCCATTTGATAAGCGTGGATTAACTACGAAATGTCAGAAACATTCCGCAAAAGTATGTGAACTTTATTGTGAAGAATGTGACATGTCTATCTGTGCAACATGTGCTTCCTCTGAACATAAAGGTCACGAGTTAACTGAGATTTTGAAATACTTTGAAAACAAGAAAGCTGttattcaaaaagatttacaagAACTAAAGATATCCATTAGTCCTAAATGTCAGGAGATTGTGTCTCACATATCAGTTCAGAAAGCTGATCTGAATAAAAATTCGCAGAAACTCACATCTGACATAAATAAACATGGAGAGGACTTGCACAGAGAAGTAGACATTATTATAAAGAATGTTAAGTCCAGTCTTGAAGAAATTGATTCTAAACAACTGACTGTcctaaaaaaacaagaaaatgaaattaaacgcaccatttctgaaatcgTACAATGTACTACTAATCTAGAGAAACTACTGAACTCTAGCGATATCAACCTCGTCActgcctacaaatccaggaatACAGAATTCAGAAAACTGCCTCCAAAACTCAAAGTTTCTTTACCAAGTTTTACTCCTCAGAAGATCAACAAAGAACAGCTATAtaaacagtttggttctctttCGTCGTTGTCTATCAAAATTGAAGTACACGAATATACAATGGATGCTCCTGATGCTGACGCTTTTGCCTCATACAGAACATTAATCGATGAACCACGAATTGTCAAGGATATAAAAACAGAACGTGGAGTACGCAGTGTGTCATGCCTTAGTGTCAAACACGTCTGGACGAGTGGTTATGACAATATCATGAGACTCTACAATCTGCAAGGAGAAATAGTGAAGTCAATCAAAACCAAGTCAGAAAACTCGCCAGAGGATATTGCAGTTACACAAAATGGAGACCTAGTGTATGCTGATTATAGGGATAGATCTATCAACATGGTGAAGAATACAAATGTACAGACACTGATTAAATTACAGGGGTGGAAACCTCGCAATGTATGCTGTACCTCATCTGATGACCTCCTCGTTGTCATGAACAGTAATGATGGAAGAAAAGCAAAAGTAgtgcgttactctggctccacggAGAAACAAACGATCGAATTTAATGATAAGGGACAACCACTCTATTCATCTCGTGACATTAAATACATCAAAGAGAACAAGAACCTAGATATATGTGACGCTGACTATACAGCCGGTGCCGTAGTGGTGGTTAATCGGGCCGgaaaactccggtttaccttcCCTGGTCCTCCTTCAAGTACCAAGACGTCGTTTAGACCGTACGGCATTACAACAGACAGCCATAGTAGGATCCTGGTAGCAGACTGGGACAACAATCGAATCCACATAATTGACAAGGACGGGGAGTTCCTCCGCTTCATTGACAACTGTGTATTACAGAATCCATTGGGTTTATGCGTGGACTCCAGAGACAACATCTTTGTGGCTGAGAATGGAacaagtaaaataaagaaaatccagTACTGCAACTAA